The window GTCCGGATTTCGCCCTCACCCGCTTGCGGATCAGCTGGCCGAACACCGGGCGGGCGATGTCCATCAACTTGAGGATGAGACCCGACAGGAGTCGGCATTCCTTGACAGCTTTTGCAGAGTTGTTTCAGGTGTGTGCGCGCCCGAAGGTGATCGTCCTGTCGTGATAGGTATTGGTTTGCCAGGACTGAAGACCCCGGACAGGCGTGGTATCAGTGCGATGGCGAATGGACCGCGCATGCCGCGCTTTCTCGACAAACTGGAGTCGATGCTAGCTGAGCAAGGATACTCAACGCTTCAATCCATACATGCGCTTGGCAGTGATGCCGACTATTGTGGAGTGGGGGAGCACTGGGGTGCTGCGGGTGCGATGCGCGACGTGAGTAACGCTTACTACCTTGGGATCGGAACCGGCGTGGCCGACGCACTACTCCTCGGCGGAGAGCCAGTGCCTTTTGATGCAACACGTGACTGGATGGCGAAGACGTGGGAGATCATGTTTAGCGACGACCGCAGTTACGAGGCCATGATCTCGGCCCAGGGGATTCAGCGACGTTACGGCGATCAGATGGGCCTGTCGCTCGATGCGCTGAACAATCACGGCGTTTTTCCGTGGCAGATATTTGAGAGGGCCGTGTCTGGAGAGGAGGTTGCTCGATCCATTACCGGCGAAACATGTGAGGCGCTCGCCCAGCTAGTCCTTCATCGGATAGTGACCCTCGCCAGGGGATTCGGAGGTGCGCGACTCGTCGACAGCAATCGACGTCTGTCGTCGGAGCATCCTTACATCGGGCAGGTCTTCGACCGTATCATCATCGGTCAGCGTCTGGGCGATATCTGGCAGAACCCGGATTTCCTTCCGGTCTTCAGCACCCCGGTACAACAACGCCTGATTCAGTTGCTTCAGGCTTCGGATCTCGCATCAGAGATCAAGAAACACTATCTGAGGGCGAACGAGCGCCTTCGGAGCGGACTCATCGTGCACTCGGAGTTGCGCAATGCCCCGGCCCTGGGGGCCGCAGTAGATGCCTATTTCAACAGGGCTTGACGGTACCCGGCTGCGAGTCGGAATTGTTCTCCGTGAGGACCGGCAGACGGCTGTCTCGTTTGGCTGGGATTCGGATTCTTCGCCGGACAGTTCGGTTCGAATCCCGCCCGGCGTGAGGTCCCTAGATGTCGGGATACAGGATGGTTCGCTCCTAATCGCGACCGGTGACGACACGGTAATCGTTGAGACACTGACTCTACGAACGGACGATAACGTTCAAATCCTCAAGCCCGGCGATGGGCTCGCCGTTGAGCCGACACGAACGGGACGTGGTTTTCACTGGCAGAAGGATATCAGTGTAACTCTTCCGGGTACACTGACGGTCGCGGTCGAGGAAGGAGTTCTTGTGGTGATCAACACGGTCGACGTAGAGAGCTACGTGGCGTGTGTTGCGACATCTGAGATGGGAGCTGCCGCCCCCTCCGAGTTGCTGGCCGCGCAGACGGTCGTTGCCCGGTGCTGGTCGCTCGCGTTAGTCGAGCAGAAGCATGCCGCGGAGGGATTTGACGTCTGCAACGACGATTGCTGTCAACGGTACCACGGGAGCACATACGTGAACCCGCATTCTATCAAAGCGGCTCGCGATACGGCCGGTCGAGTGCTTGCCTATGATGGACGGGTTATCGACGCGCGCTATTCCAAGAACTGCGGCGGCCTCGTGGAAGACTACACGGCAGTGTGGGATGGCTTATCGGTTCCCTATCTCATACCCCTGTGGGATTCTCCAAGCGCT of the Rhodothermales bacterium genome contains:
- a CDS encoding ROK family protein, whose translation is MADVVLIGVDGGASKVLAHRVDILEDPLRFAPVEPIVEVSYDDSERYQSGFRPHPLADQLAEHRAGDVHQLEDETRQESAFLDSFCRVVSGVCAPEGDRPVVIGIGLPGLKTPDRRGISAMANGPRMPRFLDKLESMLAEQGYSTLQSIHALGSDADYCGVGEHWGAAGAMRDVSNAYYLGIGTGVADALLLGGEPVPFDATRDWMAKTWEIMFSDDRSYEAMISAQGIQRRYGDQMGLSLDALNNHGVFPWQIFERAVSGEEVARSITGETCEALAQLVLHRIVTLARGFGGARLVDSNRRLSSEHPYIGQVFDRIIIGQRLGDIWQNPDFLPVFSTPVQQRLIQLLQASDLASEIKKHYLRANERLRSGLIVHSELRNAPALGAAVDAYFNRA
- a CDS encoding SpoIID/LytB domain-containing protein: MPISTGLDGTRLRVGIVLREDRQTAVSFGWDSDSSPDSSVRIPPGVRSLDVGIQDGSLLIATGDDTVIVETLTLRTDDNVQILKPGDGLAVEPTRTGRGFHWQKDISVTLPGTLTVAVEEGVLVVINTVDVESYVACVATSEMGAAAPSELLAAQTVVARCWSLALVEQKHAAEGFDVCNDDCCQRYHGSTYVNPHSIKAARDTAGRVLAYDGRVIDARYSKNCGGLVEDYTAVWDGLSVPYLIPLWDSPSAHGEAHFDQFDSYFGYDDAFCAPVRFEGVDLQAMLGKVDETGSYYRWQSDLKLSVLRQNLANYYRQNWNSIDGLDINSRGASARINHLVIRGRDDDGKPVAHELKSEYAIRQMFSESFLYSSAFEVLNSETFREDGYLRLRGCGWGHGVGLCQMGALGMALSGYSADAILEHYYPGTELRLLD